In Opitutaceae bacterium, the sequence GATCGAGGCCTCCCAAAGGGGCCCTCATCTCCCACGCTTGGCTTCAGAAAACCGCATACCCCAGCTGGCGTCCCTTGCCTCCGACCTGTGTCTCGGTGCGGCCGTGGGTTTGTCGGTTGTCGGCTTGGGGGGATTTGATCTCCGGCTTGTTCCCGCGACCTGGAGCCTGCTCCTCGCGGCGGCCTTTCTTCGCTGGCTGGACCTGCGGTCGTCGTGGAGCACAGCAGTGGCGTGGGCCCTGCCGTTCCTGGCCTGGGTCGTTGTGCGTGCGGGGAGTTCGCCGATGGAATGGGAGGCGTGGCGTGAAGTGGAAATTTGGATACAAGGCGGCGCCGTACTCGCGCTCGCGAGTTCCGCGAGGAAGCCGTGGCGGTCCGGCTGGCTCCTTGCCTCGGCCGGGGTGCTCGCCTGCGGGGCCGCACTCTGGCAGCTCCTCCTTCAGCCGGGCTGGTTGCCGGGGGGGCGAGTCCAGGCTGAGCAATACTGGGGGCGCGCCAGCGGTACTTTTGGAAACCCAAATTCGCTTGCGGCTTTCCTGCTGCTGCTCGCGGGGCCCTTTGCCGGCCTCGCTGCCGATCGCTCGCGCGACGCGATTCGGAGGAGCATGGGCGCGTACGGCGCCGCGGTGGCGGTGATCGTGGCGGTGCTGACGATGAGCCGTGGAGTCGCCCTTGCCGCGTTTCTTGTGGGACTCGTGTCCGCCTGGGCGTCGGGCAGGCGGCGCCTCGCGCTGCTGCTCTTGATCGCGACGAGCCTTGTCGTTGGCCTGGTCCCTCCCTTGCGGATGAGGTTTCAAGCCGCAGTTGACCAGCGCGGAGAATCGGCTCGGGCGGTGATCTGGCCGGCGACCGTGCAGGCTGCGCTTGAGAAACCCTGGGCGGGGTGGGGCGGCGGCACCTTTGGCGTCGCCTTTGAGACGCGCAGGCCGCCGGGCTTCGCGGACCAGCCCGAACGGGCGCACAACGAGCTGTTGCAGGTCTGGCAGGAGCACGGCGCGGCCGGCGTCTGCCTGTCCCTGTTGTTTGTAGCGGGATTTTGGATACACATGCGGCGTTCGCCACGGCGGTCTCCTGTGGCCACGGGTTCGCTCCTCGCGCTTGCTGCGTTTGGCGTTGCCTGCCTTTTCGACCACCACCTGAGGGTGCCCGCACTGGTCCTCGTGGCGGCTTGGGTGGCGGGCTCGGCCTGGGCCGCCCAGCGTCGAAGCGAACCTGCGCTGGGTTCCCCGCAGGGAGAAGCGGAGTTCGCTGCTGCTGCCGCGAGAAGGCGGTATCCGCCGATGAGCGGGGCTCCGCAGGTGGAGCGTGTGGGACGTCCGGTGGAAAAAAACAACTTTTTAGCAAAGCTTAAGCCACTGCGTCAGGTCGGCACCTGGGCCGGCATCGGGATCACGGCCTTGTTGGTTGGCGCGGCGCCCGGTGCGTTGTCAGCCGCGCGCGTGGAGAAGGTGCGCGCCGCGTCTTTCGCATCCGTGAGGCAGCAAACAGGGGAGACTCCCCAGGACCTTGCCTTGTTTCATCGCGTCGCCGAGCGCGCGCGCGACGACCTGCGAGGTGCGCTCGCAAGCAGTCCCGATTTCGCCCAGGGCTGGGCGGATCTCAGCGCCTTAGAACTGCTTGCGGTCCCTCCCGACTCACCCCTTCGCCCGACGGCGGGCGGGGCGGCGGCTCGCGCCGCCCGCACGGCGCTGCGCCTGTCGGACGCCCCGGCCGAATTTTGGGTCCGACTGGGGAATGCACTTCAGGCGGAGGGGCGTCCCGACGCGGCGGCCGAAGCCGCCGCCGCGTTCCGCGAGGCGCTGCGCCGGGCACCCCGGTCGGCCTTGGTCTGGTATCACT encodes:
- a CDS encoding O-antigen ligase family protein; translation: MASENRIPQLASLASDLCLGAAVGLSVVGLGGFDLRLVPATWSLLLAAAFLRWLDLRSSWSTAVAWALPFLAWVVVRAGSSPMEWEAWREVEIWIQGGAVLALASSARKPWRSGWLLASAGVLACGAALWQLLLQPGWLPGGRVQAEQYWGRASGTFGNPNSLAAFLLLLAGPFAGLAADRSRDAIRRSMGAYGAAVAVIVAVLTMSRGVALAAFLVGLVSAWASGRRRLALLLLIATSLVVGLVPPLRMRFQAAVDQRGESARAVIWPATVQAALEKPWAGWGGGTFGVAFETRRPPGFADQPERAHNELLQVWQEHGAAGVCLSLLFVAGFWIHMRRSPRRSPVATGSLLALAAFGVACLFDHHLRVPALVLVAAWVAGSAWAAQRRSEPALGSPQGEAEFAAAAARRRYPPMSGAPQVERVGRPVEKNNFLAKLKPLRQVGTWAGIGITALLVGAAPGALSAARVEKVRAASFASVRQQTGETPQDLALFHRVAERARDDLRGALASSPDFAQGWADLSALELLAVPPDSPLRPTAGGAAARAARTALRLSDAPAEFWVRLGNALQAEGRPDAAAEAAAAFREALRRAPRSALVWYHYAYFLASRPGSARLALVAIEKCLQLDPSHRPAQRLRERLSSLE